A window of Mucilaginibacter robiniae genomic DNA:
GCTATCCGGGTTTGATTTTTCATAAGGCGTCATAGATTGGATAATGGCCTCAATGCCTTTAAAAGCATCATCGCCAATTTCTACATCTTTCATCATTTTACCTACGCCCGGTATCATACCCATCAGATCTTTCATGTTACCCATTTTCTTGATCTGCTGTATCTGGCTGTAAAAATCGTTAAAATCGAACTTGTTCTTGCGTATTTTCTTTTGCAGCTCTGCCGCTTCTTTCTCGTCGAACTGTTGCTGGGCACGTTCTACCAACGATACTACGTCACCCATACCCAAAATACGGGAAGCCATACGATCAGGGTGGAAAACATCCAGCGCTTCCATCTTTTCGCCCGTACCAATAAACTTAATTGGCTTGTTCACTACCGATTTAATCGACAGCGCCGCACCACCGCGGGTATCACCGTCCAGCTTGGTTAATACCGCACCGGTAAAGTCTAAACGCTCGTTGAACACCTTAGCCGTATTCACCGCATCCTGACCGGTCATGGCATCTACCACAAACAAAATCTCGTGTGGATTTACGGCAGCTTTCACCTGCTCAATCTCGCGCATCATGGCTTCGTCAATAGCCAAACGACCGGCGGTATCAATAATGACCACGTTGTTGCCGTTTTGCTTAGCCTGCGCAATACCCTCGCGTGCAATAGCCACCGGATCTTTCGATTCCAGGTTAGCATACACCGGAATACCGATTTGCTCGCCCAATACCTGCAACTGGTTAATCGCCGCAGGGCGGTATATGTCATCAGCTACCAGTAAAGGTTTTTTGTTTTTCTGTGTTTTCAGGAAGTTAGCCAGCTTACCACTGAAAGTGGTTTTACCCGCACCGTTCAAACCTGCAATCAAGATAACGGTTGGCGTAGCCGGAAAATTCAGTTCGCTAGTGCTGCCACCCATCAGGGCAGTCAGCTCATCATTCATAATTTTGGTGAGCAATTGCCCCGGCGAAATGGTGGTGAGTACATTTTCGCCCAATGCCTTTTGCTTAACCTCATCGGTGAAGCTTTTGGCGGTTTTATAGTTTACGTCGGCATCCAGTAAGGCTTTTCTAATTTCCTTCATGGTTTCGGCCACGTTAATTTCGGTAATGCTTCCTTGCCCCTTCAGTACTTTAAACGCCCTGTCGAGCTTGTCGGAAAGATTTTCAAACATGTTGTTTTCTTCTGTTTTACTTTAAAACACCAAAGTTAAGAAATTGACAGATAAGTTATTCAGGCTAAATTGAAAAGACCTTATTTCTTAGTTTATGCAATAAATTAGCAACCTGTATTTCTTGAGTTGTATTGAATTAGCAACCCACTTTCAATTTGAATTCAAAAACCTAACCCAACGGCAACTTACAGCAGATGAATGGCTGTCTTGTTTTACGGGAACTTGTACAATATACCAAAAGTCAGATTTTCTGTTCCTTGTATTTTATGTGAAGTATCATAATCATACAAGCCTGTGCCGGTAATAGAAACACTTACCCAACGGTTTACTTTGGCTGATAGGGTTGCATCCAAACGATGATCAATATATACTAGGCTACGTCCGTAAGGAATGAACAATGCATAACGGGTGTTTAGGTGCAGGTTGGTTGCAATGTCTTTATCATAAGTAGATACTACTTGGAAGGCAATCTCATTTTTGAAAGTACTATGTCGACGAATACCGTAGTAGGTAGTATCCTTAGGCAGAATCGTGGTATCTAAAACGAATGTTTGACGAGCAGTACCGGTACCAATACGTAAATCAAAAGCTTTGTTAGGCTTGTACTCAAAACCGACAGATTCGGTAATGTAACCAGGCGCCATAAAACGGGAAATAAGTATAGGAGGATCCGGATCATTATACTGGAAACCTTTATCAAACTGCGATTCAAAGTCTACAGAGGCAAAGAAATACCACTTTTTAGATAATTGAGTAGCTATTTTGTTGTCCCAGAAAATACGGTCGTTAGTTTTGCGCGACATTTGGTCTTTGTTTTTCGACCGTCCGTATTGCAAAATCAGTTCAGAAGTATAATCCAGTGGAGACTTGTTGTATTCCAGTTTATAATCCAGGTTACCGTTCAGTGCAAAAGAGTTCACCCCACCCGCGCTCCAGTTGTTACTAAATTGCGATTGACTGAAATTTAACCCGAAGATTACATTTTTATGCCAGTAGCTCACCTTATAATCCAGCATGGTTACAGGTATTTGTTCAGGCCGTACCTGCACAGCCGGTAATAACCGGGGCAAAGCATTACGCCGTGGCTCAATACGATACTGATTAAGCAGGTTAGTATCTACTATAATGCTGGCCCGGCGAATGCTGTCAAGCTTCAAACTATCTTTTTGCAGGCTATCACGACTGAAGGCCAAGCGCCGCAAGCTATCACGGCGTAAACTATCAGTTTGTTGGGCCATCAGCACGGAAGAAGTTAGCAGTAGTATAAAAAATAATGCGAGGCCAGCTTTCAACATAGAAAACAAAAAAAGCAAAAAACACCTTGTTAAAAAAATTTATCTTTTAAAATAAACGTAAAAGCATTTTTCACTTTTCAACCTGGTAGCACTTTAATGTACACCTTTACAATTTCTTTCCAATAATCTTTAAGGTTTGAGCATCTGGTTGGCCGCTAAAAAATTTACGCAGCAACTCTTTGAAAACCGAAGAGGCGTCTGGTAAAGCAGCAAATAAGGTTATGCACGATCTTAATTTTAAATCATCCGGGCTGCCGAGTATTTGATGCGCACTACTGCTAGGCAACTTCAGCAATTCTTCACAAATTTGAACCAGTCGGCTACCTAATACCGGGTTTTTATAATAAGCTTCTGCCTCATTAATGTCTTTTATACCATAATACCTGGAAGCTTCACTAAATCCTAAACCTTGAATTTGCGGAAATATATACCACATCCAATGGCTTCTTTTGTGGCCTTGTTTTACTTCTGCCAAGGCGGTATCGTAATCTGACTTTTGTGCGTCGATGAACCGTTGTAAACCATTTTGCTGAGCCATATGCTTTATTGTTAATTAAATAATTTGTTTGTAAAAAGCCAAAATTTAAAAGTACCAGTACCGTGCCGTTAAACACTGCAACCTTAATGCTTGTCTTCTTTAATCTTTATCAATTTTATCGTCAGATTTACGTTTGTTGGTTGCTTCCTTGATTTTCTCTTTCTTTTCCTGCAAATCTTCTGCGGCATCAATAGAGTGTGATCTATGAATATCACCATCCTCTTCTGCCATATCCGATAGCTTGGCGTAAAACTTACGCAAATCATCCAACTCTCTTTCCGTTAAATCTTCAATATCTACCATCCGGTTACTGGTAAACCTGTTGGCAGCAATTAGTTCATTCAATTTAAGTTGAATAGCTTTAGATTCTTTATTCTGGGCCTTCTGAATTAGGAATACCATCAGGAAAGTGATAATTGTAGTACCTGTGTTTATTACCAACTGCCAGGTTTCAGAGTAATGAAATACTGGCCCTGTAGCTCCCCAAACAATAACCGCCAAACAAGCCAATATAAATGCACTTGAACTACCAGTCCAAGCGGTTACCCGATTAGAAAATTGCTCAAAGAAACTATTTTGTGGTTTTTCATTAGATGGTGTAGTTGCCATAGTATCATGTTATTCTTATAAAGAGTAACACACTACAAGGCATTTTGTAGTTACACCTTTTGTAAAATCTCTATTCTAATCAATCATTGTATATGTAGGTTTCTTTAAAGATAAATAGCAGCTATAACAACATAGCTAAAATTCACTATACTATTTTACCAACTTTATCAAGCTATTGCAAATGGGTATCTTAATTTATTTACCCAAAAGAAGCTTACCTGTAAGCTGATAACAAAGTGAAAATATCAAGAATAGAATAATGGAGTTGTATTTAAGAAAAGTTTGATCTGAACTATTTAAAATAGAAACGCCAAGCCCACAAGCGACGGTGCTGTAAGTAAGTACTATCCCTTTCGCATCGGTATGCTTCTCTCTCGAAAACGATATTTAAATAAGCCTGATCGTGGTTACGATACTTATATAGATTGAAAAGGTAATTCAACAGGTAAAGCAGATAAAATGGGATAATGAACAACTCTTCAGCCTGCTTCATGTGGATGGTTTCATGCCGGATGATTACCGGATCATGTGCATCAGTCGGCTTTTGCACCAGAATGAAAGGGTACACCGCCATTCCGCTTACCTTAAGCCGCCGAACCACCATTACCGGATAAGGCATACTTATTTTTCTTCTGTTAATTTAAAGGGAACCAAAGCTGTGGTACGTGATGGGTATCGTAAAAACCGTTTCACGTTAGATTTAATGTAAGTTATAAAGTCATAATCGTTAGCCGTAGTAACCATGTAATAACTGGGCCGGTAACTCGTCATAAAGTTGGTAAGCTGCGGATCCTGCAAGCCGGTAATTTGCTGTACAAAAACTTTGTTAAACCGATAATCAATCACATTTTGACGATAATCACGATCAATCTCTTCCCGCAAACGGGCAGCATTACGACCACTTCGGCTCAACATATTCCAGATGGCATCAATACTGATACCGGCACCAAAGCCTGGCGATGTGCTGAGTATATCTCTATTGCTTAACACGCCGTAAGCTTTATTATATTGCTGCTTAATTAAAGCCAGCCTTTGCTGCGGACTCATCAGTGTATCTCTGATGTTTACATCTTTTAGCATAATAGCCATAGGTTTAATGTAAACGGCTAAATCGGCTGTATTCTGTAACTTTAATGTATCGGCAAAGTAGCCCTGCTTGTTAAATACCAGCAAATCGCCAGCTCGAGCGTTGATTTTAAAATCGGCTTTTAGGGTATTGTACACTGTTTCGCCACTGCGCGTATTATGAATACTTACTTTGGCTATACGCTCTTGTGTGGTTTTGCTAAACACAATGCCCGACACGGGCTTTTCTTGCGAAAAACCTGCAATCGCCCATACAAGGCCCAGCAAAAACAACAACACAATCTTCATTAATCCGCAAAGTTAGCCTAAAGCTTAAGGAGTTAACGCCATTTAACACAATTTAACCAAACTAACGTGATACTACCAGCTTCTGCCCTATTTTAATATCATTATCGGCCATATTGTTTAGCGTTTTTAACTCCTCTATCGTCAATCCAAAACGTTTGGATATATTGTATAGTGTATCGCCGGTGCCTACCGTATATAATTTATTAGTAGGGGCATTAAGAATAAGGGAATCTTTTACGGCTTTACCGATATTTTGGTTGATTTGCGCCAGCACCCGGTCTTCGCGTTTAATTTTCTGTATTTCACCTTCAGGACGATCATACTGATCTAACTGATACTTCTGGATAGCATTAATCAGCAACTGCGGATAATTAGGGTTAGTGGCATAACCTGCCTCTTTTAACCCGTAAGCCCAACTTTGATAATCGTTCTTATCTAGTTCAAACAAATGGGCGTAGCGTTTACGCTTTAAAAACTCCGAATGGTCGCGGTAAGAATCTTCTGGGTTATTATATACCCGAAAGGCATCATTAGGCCGGTCATCATCTTTGTAATAAACACGCCCTTTCCAATCGCTGGTGTTTTTAATACCGAAATGATTGTTAGCTACTCTAGCCAGTTCGCCATTGCCAAAACCAGATTCAAAAAGGCCTTGTGCCAGGGTGATACTGGCGGGTATGCCATACAGGTTCATTTCCTGTATAGCTATTTTTTTAAAATGTTCAATGTATTGGGTAACGGTGTATGAGCTATAAGCCGTAATAGCCTGCTGGTTTTCATTCCGGATGAGCTCATTATTGCGGCGGGCTTCTTCTTTCGAGATACCACTATAAGCTGTAGCAGTAGTTGCGGAGCTGGATTTCACCAGATTTTTACGAGAAGAACAAGCCGATAACAAGGCAGCAGCCATCAGCAGTACTACTATTTTTTTCATCACAGTTAAATTTCAGGGGAGCTATTATGAATAAAAACGTCGTTACAAAGTACTTGTACTACCTTTGCCAATTGCATAAACGCTATGCCTGTGCAAAGATTGCTTTGTACCTTATAACGACGTGGAAATTACTTTTGTTAGCTTTTCTTAGTGCTGTTTAGGCGCAGCCTGAGTAGAATCGGGTTCTTCATCAAAGGCGTGCAGTTCATATTTGTGGATAAGACCCAATACCTGCGAACCCCATTGATGGCTACTGGCATAGCCGCTGTGCTGAATACCTTTTACCCAACCTTTATAATCATAATGAGATAGCTGATCAGCCAAGCGGCTAAACTGTTTACGTTCAGTCATTACCCGGGCAAAATCCTGAAAAGAATCGAATGCAGAATCGTACTGTTTATAGGATGAGTGTACATGCTTGCGTCCGGTATATGATACAGGGCTGGTACCTTTCATACCAAAGTGATTGTTCTGTGTACGAGCCAGTTTGCTGTTTCCGCTAGCTGATTCGTGCATAGCAATAGCTAAAATGATACTGGCAGGTACACCGCTCTCGTGCATAATGCGAATGGCATTATCTTTGAACTTATCAATATAGGATTTGGAAGTGGTCTGTGCTGAAGCAGCAAATGTTGAGATTAGTAAACAGGTAATCAGTAGGATTTTCTTCATAATTTATTTTTTCCTGATGACGAGTACGCCGTCGCGCACAGGTAATATCAGTTTTTCAACCTGTGTGTTAACAGCAATCTGGTCATTTAGTTTTCTGAAAAGTTGTGTATCGACATCTTTTGCCTCGCCGTACACCTTTCCTTTCCACAAAACATTATCAATTATTATTAAACCTCCCGGTTTCGTTTTATTTATAATTAACTCAAAATAAGTCAAATTGCTCTTCTTATCTGCGTCAATAAAACTAAGATCAAAATTATTTTCCGGAATTGCAAATATAATTTGCTGTGCATCACCAATATGCAGCTCAATTCGGTCGTCAACACCAGCTAATTGGTAGTTTTTTCGCAAGGTTTCTTCCTGCTCGCGGTTCACTTCAATAGTGTGCACTTTACCTCCTTCGGCCAACCCTTCAGCCAGGCAAATGGTAGCATAACCAGTAAATGCGCCCACCTCCAAAATCAGCTTAGGCTGCACTATCTTGCTCAGCATACTTAATAGCCGACCCTGATAGTGTCCCGACAGCATATTGGGCTTTAGCTGCTTCAAGTAGGTTTCGCGGTTTATTTCACGTAACGCCTCAGGTTCCGGGTCGCAGTGCGTATCTAAATAAGCTTGCAATTGCGGATCTAAAATCTCCATGCGGCAAAGTTAGGTAATTTGTATATGGTGGTTTTACAATTTATATTCATGCCTAAGTTTTTACCTTCTAACAATATATCTCAAAGCCAGTCCTCTTAGCTCAAGGTATATCAGGCAAAATACCAAGCAGTTTTTGCACAGGTAAAATTATTTATTTTTGTGGCTATGCAATCAACTGAAAACCCTTGGCAGATAGTTTCTAAAAAAACAATATATGATAACCCCTGGATTAGCCTTATTCACCATGAGGTTATCAACCCGTCAGGCAACGCAGGTATTTATGGAAAAGTACATTATAAGAATTGGGCTATAGGCGTACTTCCTTTAGATGACGAACTGAATACTTACTTAGTAGGACAATACCGTTTTGTACTCAACCAATACAGCTGGGAAATGCCGGAAGGTGGCGGCCCTTTAGGCACTGATCCCTTGGATGCGGCCAAACGGGAACTACTAGAAGAAACCGGCTTAAAAGCCCGCGAATGGACCAAACTTCACGATTTTCATTTATCTAATTCGGTAGGTAATGAGTTCGGACAAATCTATTTAGCACGTGGCTTGGAACAATTTGAAGCTGAGCCGGAAGAAACTGAAGAATTGCAAGTGCGTAAAGTGCCATTTAGCGAAGTGTACCGTATGGTATGCAACAGTGAGATAACCGACTCCATGACAGTAGCTGCAGTATTGCGCGTACAACTTATGATACTGGAAGGCAAAATTTAGTACTTACCGGCTTAGTATCTTGTTAGTTAAAGCCTATTTTTGCACTCTCCTTTTGAAAGGATGAGGGACTTAAATGAATTTATGAGAAAACTTTTAGGTTATATTCTATCGGCTTTTCATTATCTGGCTTTTGGCTTGTTTCTGGGTATTTTCCAGCCGATACAATGGTTATGTTACCGGCTGGGCGGCTATGGGCCGCATAAACGCGTAGTTGATATACTGAATGGATGTTTAACCAGTACTTACTATTTATTGGGCAACCGGGTCAGCTTCACCAATCGGCAACAGCTACCTTTTAACCGTCCTATTATTTTTATTGCGAACCACCAAAGCATGTATGATATACCACCATTGATTTACCACCTGCGGAAATATCATGCTAAATTTATATCTAAAATTGAACTGCTCACCAAAGGTATTCCGTCTATCTCATACAACCTGAAAGTAGGTGGCGGCGCCAATATTGACCGTAAAGACCCGCGGCAATCCATTACCGAACTGGTAAAATTAGCTACCCGCATGAAAGACAATAACTGGTCGACCGTTATTTTTCCGGAAGGTACACGCTCTAAAGATGGACGGGTTAAAGCCTTTCAATCAGCTGGGGTGGCTACCATCCTGAAAAAATGCCCTAATGCTTTGTTAGTTCCTATTGCTATCAATAATTCCTGGAAAATGGTACGCTA
This region includes:
- the ffh gene encoding signal recognition particle protein; its protein translation is MFENLSDKLDRAFKVLKGQGSITEINVAETMKEIRKALLDADVNYKTAKSFTDEVKQKALGENVLTTISPGQLLTKIMNDELTALMGGSTSELNFPATPTVILIAGLNGAGKTTFSGKLANFLKTQKNKKPLLVADDIYRPAAINQLQVLGEQIGIPVYANLESKDPVAIAREGIAQAKQNGNNVVIIDTAGRLAIDEAMMREIEQVKAAVNPHEILFVVDAMTGQDAVNTAKVFNERLDFTGAVLTKLDGDTRGGAALSIKSVVNKPIKFIGTGEKMEALDVFHPDRMASRILGMGDVVSLVERAQQQFDEKEAAELQKKIRKNKFDFNDFYSQIQQIKKMGNMKDLMGMIPGVGKMMKDVEIGDDAFKGIEAIIQSMTPYEKSNPDSINQSRRNRIAQGSGTKLEEVNRLIKQFEDMRKVMKQVSNPAAMANLMRRMPKM
- a CDS encoding DUF3078 domain-containing protein, whose amino-acid sequence is MAQQTDSLRRDSLRRLAFSRDSLQKDSLKLDSIRRASIIVDTNLLNQYRIEPRRNALPRLLPAVQVRPEQIPVTMLDYKVSYWHKNVIFGLNFSQSQFSNNWSAGGVNSFALNGNLDYKLEYNKSPLDYTSELILQYGRSKNKDQMSRKTNDRIFWDNKIATQLSKKWYFFASVDFESQFDKGFQYNDPDPPILISRFMAPGYITESVGFEYKPNKAFDLRIGTGTARQTFVLDTTILPKDTTYYGIRRHSTFKNEIAFQVVSTYDKDIATNLHLNTRYALFIPYGRSLVYIDHRLDATLSAKVNRWVSVSITGTGLYDYDTSHKIQGTENLTFGILYKFP
- a CDS encoding DUF1810 domain-containing protein — translated: MAQQNGLQRFIDAQKSDYDTALAEVKQGHKRSHWMWYIFPQIQGLGFSEASRYYGIKDINEAEAYYKNPVLGSRLVQICEELLKLPSSSAHQILGSPDDLKLRSCITLFAALPDASSVFKELLRKFFSGQPDAQTLKIIGKKL
- a CDS encoding low affinity iron permease family protein codes for the protein MATTPSNEKPQNSFFEQFSNRVTAWTGSSSAFILACLAVIVWGATGPVFHYSETWQLVINTGTTIITFLMVFLIQKAQNKESKAIQLKLNELIAANRFTSNRMVDIEDLTERELDDLRKFYAKLSDMAEEDGDIHRSHSIDAAEDLQEKKEKIKEATNKRKSDDKIDKD
- a CDS encoding glucosaminidase domain-containing protein; its protein translation is MKKIVVLLMAAALLSACSSRKNLVKSSSATTATAYSGISKEEARRNNELIRNENQQAITAYSSYTVTQYIEHFKKIAIQEMNLYGIPASITLAQGLFESGFGNGELARVANNHFGIKNTSDWKGRVYYKDDDRPNDAFRVYNNPEDSYRDHSEFLKRKRYAHLFELDKNDYQSWAYGLKEAGYATNPNYPQLLINAIQKYQLDQYDRPEGEIQKIKREDRVLAQINQNIGKAVKDSLILNAPTNKLYTVGTGDTLYNISKRFGLTIEELKTLNNMADNDIKIGQKLVVSR
- a CDS encoding glucosaminidase domain-containing protein, whose product is MKKILLITCLLISTFAASAQTTSKSYIDKFKDNAIRIMHESGVPASIILAIAMHESASGNSKLARTQNNHFGMKGTSPVSYTGRKHVHSSYKQYDSAFDSFQDFARVMTERKQFSRLADQLSHYDYKGWVKGIQHSGYASSHQWGSQVLGLIHKYELHAFDEEPDSTQAAPKQH
- a CDS encoding O-methyltransferase, which translates into the protein MEILDPQLQAYLDTHCDPEPEALREINRETYLKQLKPNMLSGHYQGRLLSMLSKIVQPKLILEVGAFTGYATICLAEGLAEGGKVHTIEVNREQEETLRKNYQLAGVDDRIELHIGDAQQIIFAIPENNFDLSFIDADKKSNLTYFELIINKTKPGGLIIIDNVLWKGKVYGEAKDVDTQLFRKLNDQIAVNTQVEKLILPVRDGVLVIRKK
- a CDS encoding NUDIX domain-containing protein; translated protein: MQSTENPWQIVSKKTIYDNPWISLIHHEVINPSGNAGIYGKVHYKNWAIGVLPLDDELNTYLVGQYRFVLNQYSWEMPEGGGPLGTDPLDAAKRELLEETGLKAREWTKLHDFHLSNSVGNEFGQIYLARGLEQFEAEPEETEELQVRKVPFSEVYRMVCNSEITDSMTVAAVLRVQLMILEGKI
- a CDS encoding lysophospholipid acyltransferase family protein; its protein translation is MRKLLGYILSAFHYLAFGLFLGIFQPIQWLCYRLGGYGPHKRVVDILNGCLTSTYYLLGNRVSFTNRQQLPFNRPIIFIANHQSMYDIPPLIYHLRKYHAKFISKIELLTKGIPSISYNLKVGGGANIDRKDPRQSITELVKLATRMKDNNWSTVIFPEGTRSKDGRVKAFQSAGVATILKKCPNALLVPIAINNSWKMVRYGIYPLSTFEHLTFEILPPIEPNGQPADALLKQIQEMIAAKVG